Within the Bacillus mesophilus genome, the region GAACTGTTAACGGTATAGGATCATTACACAGGTAGTTTCTTCCTTCAGTAACCATACGAACATTGTTGAACTCTTTAGAACAAAAGGCGCAAGCGCCCCGTTAAGCCCCGACAAGCAAATGTTCCTAGAAGAAGAAAAGGGGAACTTTCCTTTTCTTCTTCTAGGGTTATTTGACCAAGGAAAAAGTGTTTTTTCTTTTTCCCTCGAGGTAGGATGAAATTGCAAAGATCATCGCAATTTCATCTTGGCTGGGCGCTGGAGCTAGATTTAAATGTACTGTCCCCAGTTATCAACAAATGATTATTTTTAATTTCCTAAACCACAAACAAAAGACTATCCGAGACAGCCTCAGATAGTCTTACATGTTAATTGTTTTCAATTAAATTTTGTACTTTCTTTAAAGCACCTGGTTCTACTCTTTCCAAAGCTGTTGCCGCTTCTTCCAGCGCACGAGGATACTCAAAATTGCGGAATGCTAGCTCTGCCTCTGCAAGCTTTTCAGCCATATGAAGGGACCTACCTCTATATCTATTTCCGTACTGAATGACCTGCTCTACTAAAAATGCCTGTTCAACCATCTCCTCAGTTTTTGAAGACAATAGTTCTACTTTAGCTAGGGCCTGCTCCAATAAAGAAGTTAGTGCCGGAACATGAAGAGGTTTTTCCTGTAGCTTTTCCGCCACCATTACTACCTGGTTGTTACACTCCTTTATTTCAAAGAGATAACCCTCTGGTAAACCTGGAAGATTACTCTTCTGAACAAGGCGTTTTGAATCCAGAAGCATTTTTCTCATTTCTCCGAGCTTTTCTTTTACATACATCTCGTCTTTTCTAAGAGTCTGTAGCATATCTACAAATTCTTGATGAGATTGCTTTAAGGTATCAATTTGTCCTTTAATATCCTCTAGTTCACTTTGAATGACCGAATAAGCAATATCCTGTTCTTCAATAGAGCCTTTAACATTCGTGAACCTTTTAAGCAATGTATTGATTTGTGTTTCAATATCCTTTTGCATTTCGAGATCTTTATCAAGTAGCTTATAGCTGAGCTGCACTTGCTCTGCTTCTATCTTCGTTTCCTTCGTTTCATCATTCAGTTGGCTCAGGTCAACATGTATAGGTGTCACCTGTTGCTGAACAAAATGCTTTGAAATGACTTCTTTTTCAAGCTGATCATAAAATCCTTCAATCTGTTCTTGAAGTTCAATTAAGCCTGCTTTCACGGGCTCAATATCTGCATTTTCAATATAAATGAGATACTCTGTGAGTTTTCCCTTCATGGATGAAACTTCTTTTTCCACTTGAAGGTGATTTAACACAAACCCTTCCTCCGTCATCTCTTTTACACCTTGTAACAATTCATCAATTTGGTTTGGAATCGTTAAAGAACAATCCTTAAGAAGTGCAGGTAATTCTTCTATTAACAATTTAATATGATCAATCTGGTCTTTTATGGACTGAACAAGTTCTTTTGCCAAAAGTATGTCACCATTGTCCATCTTTTCATAAAATGATTCAAATTGTACGACAATTCCCTCTAGCATCAGCTCAAGCTTTACCTCTGCTTTTCCAAATGAATTACTGTGAGCTAAGATCTTTCTTTTTAAATCTCGATAATCTTGCTTTAATTCTTCAATCTCAACTTTATTATTTTCTTCACTACCTACTAATTCTTGTAGTTCCGATAGTATTGATTTTATTGTGTCTTCTATTCCCTGAAGCTGATCATTAATTTCTTTCACTAAAAGCTTAGCTTTACGAATTCGATATTTATCGGCATATTCTTCGATATCAAACAGTGCTTCCTCTACATTAGGTAGCTCAGTTGTGATGATTTCATCCCATTCAGTACGCCATTTTTCAAACAGCTGCTCAGTTTGTCCGACCATATTAAGACCCTTCATTAACGACATCTCATCTGTTACAGGTCTGTTCATTATATCAATCTTCCACGCCTCTAAACGATCGACATCTTTATAAACTTTCTTTCTAACGAGCATGCCATATATGAAAAAGATGACCAATAAAAGGATTGCAACGATGATGAATTCCATAATAAGCCCCTTTCCTCTGCTAATGTTCACCATCTCTTTATCTAATTGGAAAAGTAAAGTTACACTACTTTATTTCCTACATTTTCAGATTAGCTAAAAAAAGATAGAACTATATTTATATTTTAATTGTAAATGAATTTTCAATGCTTTTATGATACCATGTAAACGACAATTTTTGACCAAATTTTTTAAAATTTTTACATTTTGAACGTGGAGGAATGAACTTTGATTGCTGACGGTCACATTCACACACCATTTTGCCCTCATGGAACGAAGGATTCTTTTGAACATTATATAGAAAAAGCAATAGGTCTAGGCTTTAAAGAAATATCATTTACAGAGCACGCTCCACTTCCTATAAACTTTAATGACCCTACTCCACTAAAAGATAGTTCGATGAGACTAGAGCACCTGGATTCATATTTCGAGACGATTACACAATTAAAAGAGAGATATTCCAATCAAATAAAGATTAACAGAGGATTAGAGGTTGATTATATTGAGGGATACGAGGATGAGATTCGCTCTTTTCTATTAAAATACGGACCTTTAATAGATGATAGTATTTTATCTGTCCATTTCCTTAAGAAGGATACTAGCTATTATTGTATGGATTATAGCCCAGATGCATTTGGGGAAATGATTACGATTTTTGGAAGTGTTGAACATATTTATAAGTCCTATTATGAAACTGTTTTGAAGTCGATTCATTCAGATTTAGGCTTGTTCAAACCAAAAAGAATCGGTCACCTTACACTTGCTCATAAGTTTCAAAAAAAATTTCCTGTTCAACACAGCTTCGAACAGGAAATACGAGAAATACTGGTTAACATGAAAGAAAAACAACTACAGCTTGATTATAATGGAGCAGGAATAAATAAGCCCCTTTGCAAAGAGCCTTACCCTCCTCATTGGGTAATCAAAGAGGCAATAACACTATCAATTCCGCTTGTATATGGATCAGATGCCCACCAAGTCAAGGATCTACACCAAGGAATTGACTACTTATATCCACACGCTCCCTTTACTTCTCCCACTTCTCTTTAGGATGGGTTGAAATTCGACGGATAGATTAAGTAACGATTAAAAGTGAGCAATTTTTAATTCCGGCATCGTCACCTGACAAATGGAGAATTCAATCCAGTTCTCCATTTCTTTGCTATACTGCTTAAAGAAATATTCATCATGAGGAATGATATGCAACACCTCTGTAAAATACTGAGGCTGAAGCACAGGCATGGTAAGCATCCCTTTGAATTGGGCAAGTACAGATGGAATGGCAAGCTTACGAAATTCCTTTGAACGGATCCCGTCTTCAAATAATTGTTTAAAATAATACTTTTCTTTTGCTAAATAGGTTGCCATGACTTCTCGAATTAAGACGTTGTCTAGCGTCATCTCTCTGTAGACAAACCTTGCTAGATGTCTATTTTCCGCTTGAAATCTAAGCAAAGTTCTAGTTAAAAAAACAAGTCTTTCTTTAGCAGATAAAGATTCATGCTGTTCAAGCACTTCTTCTATCACACGAATATACTGATCTAAATATAAAGATATGAGATGCTCTAACAATCCTTTTTTATTTTTAAAATAGTATGAAACAATAGCAATATTAACATCGGCTTTTTCAGCTATATCTCTAATCGAGGTTCCATTAAAACCTTTCGTGTTGAATAATCCAATTGACGCTTGCACGACTTTTTCTTTAGATGAAGGCTTAGGTTGACTCAAATTGATCACTCCATGAATTCTCGTCTTATAGAGGATGTTCAAAAGTTATGTGAAATTAGCTATAGAATTTCTTCAATGGCTATTTCCCCTTAGTTTTTAAACAGGCTCTAATATAATACCTTCTTGCTATTTGGGTGGAACCCTTTATGTTTTCATCGACAAATTCGTGCTTATTCTATTGTATTTTGCTATAGTATTAAACAATTAGTATCAAAAAAAGGGGGATTTCCGTGTTTAAAGTCGAACAATACAAGGAAACAAAAGAAAAGAATTACGATCTTGTGATTAAGCAGCTTCAAGCACTATTAGAAGGTGAGAGTAATGTTGTTGCAAATTTAGCAAATGCCTCTGCTTTGTTAAATCAATTTTTATCAGATGTAAATTGGGTTGGTTTCTATGTAACTGACGGTGAGGATGAACTAATTCTTGGACCATTTCAAGGTCTTCCTGCTTGTGTTAGGATCCCTTTTGGTAAAGGAGTTTGCGGAACTGCCGCTGCAACAAAGGAGACACAACGAATTGCAGATGTACATGCATTCCCTGGTCATATTGCTTGTGATGCAGCTTCACAATCGGAAATCGTTGTTCCATTAATTAAGAATGGAAAAGTAATAGGAGTACTAGATATAGACAGTCCGAAAAAGGACCGCTTCGACGAGACTGATCAAAAATCGTTAGAAAAGTTTGTTGAGGTTCTGATCCCATTTATTTAATAGGCTCTTTTCTAAAACTTTGTTGCTTTCGTGACATTTAGTTTGGCTAAACAACCTGTTTTATAAGCAAATTGAATATAGATTAGAAAAGAGCAACTCTCTTTATGTATAGTAAGATCTTGATACTAAGGTAAAATTCCGGCTTTTGGGATTTTTACGCTGAGCAACAATCTATACGAAAACAGCCATTTAATAAGAAAAGGAGTCGTAACATCGACTCCTTTTCTTATTTATAAGCATATTTTTAAACTATAACTTATTTAGAGCCTGATTCAAGTCTTCCCAAATATCTTCCCACGCTTCTAAACCGACTGACAGCCTAACCAGTTGATTAGTAATTCCCATCATAAGCCTTTGTTCCTCTGGCACAATTGCATGAGTCATCGTTGCTGGATGCTGGATTAGAGTCTCAGTGTCACCAAGGCTCACCGCCACCTTAATTAAGTGCAAATTATTTAGTAGTTTTTGTGCGTCTTCTTTCTCACCATGAATAGTAAACGAAATAACGCCACCTGCTCTACTCATCTGTCCTTCACTAATATTTGTTGTAAGTAATGGATAAATCAGCTTGTCAACCTTTTTATGAAGCTTCAATTTCTCTACTATTTTCTCAGCATTATCACAATGACGTTCCATTCTGACTGGCAGGGTCTTAAGTCCTCGAAGAAGTAGCCATGCATCAAATGGCGACATAATTCCACCAATATCCTTTCGAACATGCATCGCAATTTCGTTGATGACTTCTGCTTTACCGACCACGATTCCACCAACCACGTCACCATGGCCACCAATATACTTAGTCGCACTGTGCACCACTAAATCACAGCCCCACTCTAATGGTCTTTGTAAATAGGGTGACAGAAAAGTGTTATCAACAATAACCGGTATATTATGTTTTTTAGCCGCACTCACCACTTTTGAAAGGTCGATCACTTCCATCGTTGGATTAATAGGTGTTTCAAGGAAAATGCATGCTGTTTTATCTGAGATTTTTTCCTCTATTTCCTCAATCGTATTCATATCTAGTAAATCAAAAGTGATTTGAAGCTTCTCCTCTAGCCATTTTAATAAACCAAACGTACAGCCATATATCCCCTTTGAACATAGAACATGACTGCCTTGCTCTACATAATGTAATAACACGGAAGATACAGCGGCCATACCTGATCCAAACGCCAAACCTTTCTCAGCGCCCTCAAGAATTGCCATCTTGTCTTCTAATAATTGAACAGTCGGGTTACCCAGTCGTGAATAAATCATTCCTTCTTCATTTCCTGAAAATCTACCTTCTCCTTGTTCAGCTGTATTAAAGGTAAATGTAGATGTTTGAAATAAAGGTGGAGTTAAGCTACCTAAAAACTGTTTTGATTGATAGTTACCATGAACAGCATTCGTTTCAAACTTATGATTTTTCCCCATATTCCCGCCTCCTACATACTATAATATGTGAAAAAACCAAATTTGAAAACGCTTACTTTTTGTCATTTATAGTTGTAATTTGTATTTTTTTGTAAATCCTAACTAATAAATAGCTCTTTCTAAAAATAAAACCCTATTTTTCATTTCCGTTTCACTATGCTATAACACTTTCTTTTGGAAGAAGGAAGGATTAGCACTCGGCACTTATTTTTTTAGTTTCCACAAAAAAAGACGAGCCTGTTTAAACTCGTCAACGTGTTTTATTTAATCAATTGCCACTTTAACATGTTAGCCTCTTGATTGATCCTCTTCATATTCAGCTTTTCTAATACTCTAATTGATGATAAGTTACTTTCATCGCACTCGGCTATAACTTCATCAACACTTTCATGTGAAAAAGCCCAAGTAATGAGTTCTCTAACAGCTTCCGTAGCATAACCATTACCTTGTGCAGTAGGTATCATTCCATACCCAACTTCAACAGCATGGTTTCCATTAGGCTTACCCTTAAATCCAATATCTCCAATTATACGGATTGTCTCTTTCTCAATAACTAGCCATACCCCCCAGCCAATCAGAGAAGGATCCTTTCTAAGCTCTTCTATGTGGAATTGTATATGTGGACCCATTTCAAAGTCTTCATTTGAAATCGTTGATACAAGAGACTCAGTACAAGGAACTAGTTTTAATCTTTTTGTTTGTAACTCCATTATAATCTCCTCTTTAAGGCATTTATCTAATCCTGTTCTTGGACATTTACTTTGTTTTTACCTGTTCCCTTTGCCTTGTATAATGCTTCATCGGCTCGCTTAAACAATCTAAATGGTGTATCTTCTTGCCCTTTTCGCCAATGTCCCACTCCACAGGAAATTGTAACCTTTGGCTCCGTTAATTCTTCTACTCTTTGAACTAATCGTTCTGCAACTGCGATCCCAGAAGGTAGTTCGACTCTGGGAAGATAGATCGCAAGCTCCTCGCCACCCCATCTAGCACCAACATCAAACTCCCGAATGTTATCCTTAATTATTTCAGCCACTTGCTTTAATACGTTATCCCCAACCTGGTGGCCATACTGATCATTGACCAACTTAAAGTTATCTAGGTCTATTAATATAAAGCTACCAAATGCATCAGTTTTCATAGACTTTGCAATCATCTCATTTAGATAGTTTCTCGAATGTAACTTTGTGAGATGATCTGTTATTACTAGTTTTTCAAGTTCTTCTCGCAGCATAGAGTTTGTAAGAGCAAGCGTTGAATGGTGTATAAGAGACTGTAGTAACTTGAACGTCTCAAATGAAAATGCGTAAGGCTCCTTGTCTAATACGATTGCTACTCCAAGTAGTTCGTTACCTTGAACCATCGGCACAGCCATTAAAGAACGGAAAGCAATGAGATGATCTAAAGGTAAATTACCAATAAAAATAGACTCATGCTCTGCGTTTATTTTTGAATGAATATCTCTCACAACTTGTAAATGCCCTTGATCCTCCCTAAAGAACGAAGTACTCCCAGGAAGTGTTTCATAAATCCCGTGTTGCTTAAACAGGATAAACCCTACTTCATCTGCCAAAAAAGACTTAATAATCTGTTTTGACATATAGTTCATTGCTTCCGATAAACGTAAGTTTGAATTTAGCTGGTGTGAGGTCTCATTGATCAGCTGTAGATCCGCAACTAAACGATTAGATTGATGATAGAGCTTAGCGTTTTCAAGCGCACTTCCTGCTGTATTTGCAAGAAGTTTCACAAAATTGATTTCTTCTTGAGGAAATAAAAGCGTATTTGGAGTTATAATTTGTAACACTCCATAAACGCCTTGCTTACCTTTTAGTGGCGCATATAATACAGATGTTCGATCTGAAATGTTATCTTCTAATTGAATTTCTCCTGTAACGTAAGCTTGTGTAACTGCCAAATTTGCTTCATCATATTGTATTTCTTTAATAGGTAAATCATTTAGATGATTATAGTCCTGAGATAAAAGCAAATAGTAGCTAAAATGAGGATACACTTCTCTCAATGTTTCTATAACCTCTTTAAGAACAGCATCCATATTCATGGAGGAATGGAATTTAGAGGTAACACGATATAATTGTTCATATCGTCTATGTTCATCCGTAAGATCCATAAATTCATCAAACTTATTGATATAATCTGAAAGGAAACATACCAATCCATCCCAGCTCACTTCTGCTGGCGTGTGATGACCTGTTAATAATGTAAGTGATAGTAAATTCAGTTTCCTATCTTTATTGCGTAGAGGTATAAATACAATTTGCTGATTGTCAGTAGATATAATCTTAACTTTACCTTCTTCGAGGGTATCCGTTTGTGAGGAAAAGACATGTATGTAATCATCAGCTTTGCTCACCTGGTCTAGGCTAGTTGAGTTTACTTTGATCAATCTCTTGCTGAAGGAATCTAGGGAGTAAAAAGACACATGTTGAGCCGAATAATGGTGTTGAATTAACTCTAGTAGTCTTCTATAGAATGTTTGTCGTTCGATAGCTTGTCCATTAAATAAAAGATCAAATAATTCACCTTTTAATTGTTGGAAATGATGCTTATTAATATTCATCTCTCATCACCTGTATAATCCGAATAGACACTTCTATTATTATAGCATTAATATTTCAATGTGGTATGAAATAATTGGGAAATTTATTCTTAAAATAATGTAGTTTATTATAGACTTGTTGACATTGCTCATTTAAAAGAATATAATTGCTTTTGTGTAAAATACTGCAGCCTAAGTAGGCAATTTATGAATCATTTTATTCCCATTCTAGGGTAATGTGTAGAAATTATTCTCCCATCATCTTTTAGACATGTGGTGTATCGTGTAACTCCCTGCTGCTGGAGCGAGGATATAACAATGTAATAAAATGAACGTAAATCAATGCTGCTACGGTTTTTATTTTATGCAAAATAAAAACACAAAAGGAGGAGTCATATTATGGCTCGTTATACAGGTCCAAGTTGGAAATTATCTCGTCGTCTTGGTGTTTCATTAAGTGGTACTGGTAAAGAATTAGAAAAGCGTCCTTACGCTCCAGGACAACATGGTCCAAACCAACGTAAGAAGCTTTCAGAATACGGTTTACAATTACAAGAGAAGCAAAAGCTTCGTCACATGTACGGAGTAAATGAGCGTCAATTCCGTCGCACATTTGATGCTGCTAACAAAATGACTGGAATCTACGGTGAAAACTTCATGATTCTTTTAGAATCTCGTTTAGATAACCTAGTTTACCGTCTTGGTTTAGCTCGTACTCGTCGTGGAGCTCGTCAATTAGTAAACCATGGTCACATCCTAGTTGATGGTGGACGCGTTGATATTCCTTCATACCGCGTAAAGCCTGGACAAACTATTGCACTTCGTGAAAAGTCTCAAAACCTATCAGCTGTTAAGGAATCAGTAGAAGTTAACAACTTTGTACCTGACTACTTATCATTTGACGCTGAAAAGCTAGAAGGAACTTACACTCGTCTTCCTGAGCGTGCAGAACTTCCTGCTGAAATCAACGAATCATTAATCGTAGAATTCTATTCTCGTTAATAAAATTAATCCCACTGGAAATTCCAGTGGGATTTTTTGTTGTTTATATATTGCTACTGAGTCATGTTTTCTAGCTTTGGCGACTTTTACTTGCAACTTCCGATTGTTTTCTTGCGAGCATTTTGATTTACTTGCGTATTTGACCGTTTTCTTGCGTCTGAAAAATTCACTTGCGAATTCACTTAATTACTTGCAACTTTTTCCTTTTTCTTGTGACTTTGATCCGTTTTCTTGCGTTTTACCGCCCGAAAATTAAAAAAACCATCTCCAAAGGAGATGGCCAAGATCAATTAAATAAATGTAACTAAGTAATACTTTTTCTTTCCTCGTCTAATTACCATATAGGCATCTTCAATACGGTGTTCATTGGATACCACAAAATCTAGCTCTTGAATTCTTTCACCGTTTATATAAATCGCTCCATTTGAAATATCTTCACGTGCTTGTCGTTTTGAAGGAGAGATTTTCCCTTGCACAAGTAAATCAACAAGAGTAGGCTGTTCTGATCCACTTACTTCAACAGAAGGAACATCCTTGAACCCTTCTCTAATCTCTTCTCCTGTTAAGTCACCAATACTCCCTGAGAATAGGGCTTCTGAAATTTTAATAGCTTGTTTTAGTGCGTCTTCGCCATGAACAAACGTTGTAACTTCTTCAGCTAAGCGCTTTTGTGCTGTTCTTTTTTCTGGAGCTTCCACCATATCTCGTTCAATCGCTTCAATTTCATCTTTTGATAGGAACGTAAAGCATTTAATAAACTTCATTACATCGCGATCATCTGTATTAATCCAGAATTGATAGAATTCGTAAGGTGAGACCTTTTCACGATCTAACCAAATCGTTCCTGATTCGGTTTTACCAAATTTAGTACCGTCAGCTTTTGTGACAAGTGGAGCTGTTAACCCAAATGCTTTTGAATCTTCAACTGATTTGCGAATTAATTCAAGACCAGCCGTAATATTCCCCCATTGATCACTTCCACCAATCTGTAAACGAACTCCTTGTGTTTCATATAACTTAAGGAAATCATATGACTGTAAAATCATATAGCTAAACTCTGTAAAAGAGATTCCCGCATCAAGTCTGGACTGTACCGAATCTTTGGCTAACATATAATTTAATCCAAAGCTTTTCCCAACGTCACGTAAAAAGGAAATTACATCTAGACTACCAATCCAGTCATAGTTGTTTGCAATAGTTGCTGGATTTTCTGGATGTTCAAAATCTAAAAAGCGAGCTAATTGATTTCTAATTTTTTCAGTAAATTGCACAACCACATCTGCAGAATTCAATGTTCGCTCATTTGCCTTTCCACTTGGGTCTCCAATTAATCCCGTTGCTCCACCTACAAGAGCAACTGGAGAGTGTCCTGCTAACTGAAAACGACGTAATGTCACAATTTGCAATAAGTTCCCTATATGAAGACTATCAGCAGTTGGATCAAATCCACAGTACAGTTTGATACTCTCCTCTGATAATACTTTTTCCAACCCTTCATGATCTGTAATCTGATGAATGAGTCCACGAAATTCCAAATCCTTTAATAAATCCATCTCGACACTCCCTTTCTATCTTAATAAGTTTACCTAAAACACAAAAAAACTCCTCCCTAAAAAAGGGACGAGTTGTAGTCGCGGTACCACCCTTGTTGAAAGCAAACTGCTTCCCACTCAGACAATTTAACGGTTTCACCGTCTTTTGCTACTAGGTTTCACAAAAGATGCTCAAGGATGTAATTCATGTGTTAATTTGTACTGATTTGCACCAACCATCAGCTCTCTAAAACAGGGAATAAACACACTACTGTATTCCTATCATCGCTTACTGTATTTAGGTTAAATAAAAATTCATATTAAAATTAATACCATAGGAGCCAAGCCAATGTCAAACCAATCTTATGATTTGCTTTTAGAATATGGTTTATTTTTCCTATAATATGTGTTCTAGTGTATGTAAAAGTCTATTTGTTATGTGCTATAATAATAGGTGATTTAGGGGGAGTGTTATGAGGATTAATAAATCAATGATAAAAGAATACTTGCAAACCTTTAAAGATGTAATATTTAGCAAAAGAACGGTAAAGGTATTTTCTGTTTCATACAAAGTTATCTGGAATTTATTTTTAGTATTTTTAGTAATTGGATTAATAGGAGCATTCTTTGCCGGTGGAGTTGGTGCTGGATATTTTGCCTCCCTCGTAAAGGACGAGCCTATTAGAAGCTATGAAAGTATGAAAAATGACATATACAACTATGAAGAGACATCAGAGGTCTACTTTGCAAACAATGTTTACTTAGGGGAAATTCGTTCAGATATCTATCGTGAGGAGCTTGCTTTAGGAGAAATATCTCCTTATTTGATCGATGCGGTGATTGCAACAGAGGATGAATATTTCTATGAGCATAATGGAGTGGTTCCAAAAGCCATTCTCCGTGCATTATTACAAGAAGTAACAAATGCGCAAACTCAAACAGGTGGAAGTACTCTTACACAACAGCTGATTAAGAATCAAATTTTATCCAGCGAAGTGTCGTTTGAACGTAAAGCAAAAGAGATTTTACTAGCAATGCGTCTTGAGCAATTCTTTAATAAAGAGGAAATTATTGAAACGTACCTAAATGTAGCAACTTTTGGGCGAAATAGCTCTGGAGATAATATTGCAGGTGTAAAAACAGCTGCACTTGGTATTTTTAACGTTGAACCGAAAGATTTAAATCTTTCGCAAGCTGCATTTATCGCAGGTCTACCACAAAGTCCGTTTGGTTATACACCATTCACTAATGCTGGTGAAATTAAAAATAACCTTCAGCCAGGATTAGATCGAATGAAAACTGTGTTAAGTAGAATGCTTAGTGCAGAGAAAATTACACAAGAGCAATATAATGAGGCCATCAATTTTGACTTGGTTGCTAGTTTTGCACCAGCAAAGCCGTCACCAACCGAAGATTACCCATGGTTAACAGCCGAAATTGAATTGCGTACGAAAGAAATCATTGCTGAACAGCTTGCAACAAAGGATGGATATGAAAAAGAAGATTTAAAAAACGACAGTGAATTAAATCAATCTTACTTAAACTTAGCTGATACAACAATGAGGCAAAATGGATATAAGATTTATACAACGATTGATAAAGAAATATATGACCGTATGCAAGTAGTAGCAAAGGAATTCCAATACTACGGTCAAGATAAAACGGAAGAAAAGAAAAATCCAGATACAGGTGAAATGGAAAAAGTAGTAGAACCCGTTGAGGTTGGTGCTGTCCTGACTGAGAATAAAACAGGTAAAATTATCAGTTTTGTGGCAGGTCGTGATCATAGCCGAGAGCAAACTAACCACGCACTACGAGCAACGCGTCAAAATGGTTCAACGATGAAACCACTTGTCGTCTATGCCCCTGGAATGGAGCTGGGTCTAATCCAGCCAGGTACTGTATTTGTTGATGTGAATTTTGAAATGGTCGCTGGTGGAAAGGTGTGGAACCCCGGAAACTTCGGTGGTGCACACTATGGATTTGTATCAGCTCGTACATCCCTTGCAAAATCTCATAATGTTCCAGCAGTTATCGGTTATACAAAAATAGTTAATCAAAGACCTACTAGCTTTTTAGAAAAAATGGGCTTCACTAGTCTAACAGAAGGTGATCATTCCAACCTAGCTATGTCTCTGGGTGGTATGGAGACTGGGGTAACCGTTGAAGAAAACGTAAACGCTTATGCTACATTTGCGAATGGTGGTAAATTCGTCGATGCATACATGATTGAAAAGATCGAAACAAAAGATGGTGAAGTCATTTATCAGCATAAAAGTGAAGAAGTTGAAGTATTCTCTCCACAAACCGCTTATCTGACTATTGATATGATGAGAGATGTAATACGAGGTGGTACCGCTTCAGGTGTGCCTTCAATGCTTAAATTCTCTTCTGACTGGGCAGGGAAGACAGGAACTTCTCAGGAATTTAGAGACTCTTGGTTTGTTGCTTCTAATCCAAATGTAACGTTTGGTACATGGATTGGGTATGATACTCCAAAGAGATTAGAGGCTTACAAAGGACTTTCCTACTCTAAGAGAGGTCAAATGATTTGGGCACAACTAATGAATGCTGCCTATGATATTAGACCCGAGTTAGTGAAGT harbors:
- a CDS encoding GNAT family N-acetyltransferase; protein product: MELQTKRLKLVPCTESLVSTISNEDFEMGPHIQFHIEELRKDPSLIGWGVWLVIEKETIRIIGDIGFKGKPNGNHAVEVGYGMIPTAQGNGYATEAVRELITWAFSHESVDEVIAECDESNLSSIRVLEKLNMKRINQEANMLKWQLIK
- a CDS encoding GAF domain-containing protein; its protein translation is MFKVEQYKETKEKNYDLVIKQLQALLEGESNVVANLANASALLNQFLSDVNWVGFYVTDGEDELILGPFQGLPACVRIPFGKGVCGTAAATKETQRIADVHAFPGHIACDAASQSEIVVPLIKNGKVIGVLDIDSPKKDRFDETDQKSLEKFVEVLIPFI
- the megL gene encoding methionine gamma-lyase translates to MGKNHKFETNAVHGNYQSKQFLGSLTPPLFQTSTFTFNTAEQGEGRFSGNEEGMIYSRLGNPTVQLLEDKMAILEGAEKGLAFGSGMAAVSSVLLHYVEQGSHVLCSKGIYGCTFGLLKWLEEKLQITFDLLDMNTIEEIEEKISDKTACIFLETPINPTMEVIDLSKVVSAAKKHNIPVIVDNTFLSPYLQRPLEWGCDLVVHSATKYIGGHGDVVGGIVVGKAEVINEIAMHVRKDIGGIMSPFDAWLLLRGLKTLPVRMERHCDNAEKIVEKLKLHKKVDKLIYPLLTTNISEGQMSRAGGVISFTIHGEKEDAQKLLNNLHLIKVAVSLGDTETLIQHPATMTHAIVPEEQRLMMGITNQLVRLSVGLEAWEDIWEDLNQALNKL
- the hisJ gene encoding histidinol-phosphatase HisJ; translated protein: MIADGHIHTPFCPHGTKDSFEHYIEKAIGLGFKEISFTEHAPLPINFNDPTPLKDSSMRLEHLDSYFETITQLKERYSNQIKINRGLEVDYIEGYEDEIRSFLLKYGPLIDDSILSVHFLKKDTSYYCMDYSPDAFGEMITIFGSVEHIYKSYYETVLKSIHSDLGLFKPKRIGHLTLAHKFQKKFPVQHSFEQEIREILVNMKEKQLQLDYNGAGINKPLCKEPYPPHWVIKEAITLSIPLVYGSDAHQVKDLHQGIDYLYPHAPFTSPTSL
- the refZ gene encoding forespore capture DNA-binding protein RefZ — encoded protein: MNLSQPKPSSKEKVVQASIGLFNTKGFNGTSIRDIAEKADVNIAIVSYYFKNKKGLLEHLISLYLDQYIRVIEEVLEQHESLSAKERLVFLTRTLLRFQAENRHLARFVYREMTLDNVLIREVMATYLAKEKYYFKQLFEDGIRSKEFRKLAIPSVLAQFKGMLTMPVLQPQYFTEVLHIIPHDEYFFKQYSKEMENWIEFSICQVTMPELKIAHF
- the ezrA gene encoding septation ring formation regulator EzrA codes for the protein MEFIIVAILLLVIFFIYGMLVRKKVYKDVDRLEAWKIDIMNRPVTDEMSLMKGLNMVGQTEQLFEKWRTEWDEIITTELPNVEEALFDIEEYADKYRIRKAKLLVKEINDQLQGIEDTIKSILSELQELVGSEENNKVEIEELKQDYRDLKRKILAHSNSFGKAEVKLELMLEGIVVQFESFYEKMDNGDILLAKELVQSIKDQIDHIKLLIEELPALLKDCSLTIPNQIDELLQGVKEMTEEGFVLNHLQVEKEVSSMKGKLTEYLIYIENADIEPVKAGLIELQEQIEGFYDQLEKEVISKHFVQQQVTPIHVDLSQLNDETKETKIEAEQVQLSYKLLDKDLEMQKDIETQINTLLKRFTNVKGSIEEQDIAYSVIQSELEDIKGQIDTLKQSHQEFVDMLQTLRKDEMYVKEKLGEMRKMLLDSKRLVQKSNLPGLPEGYLFEIKECNNQVVMVAEKLQEKPLHVPALTSLLEQALAKVELLSSKTEEMVEQAFLVEQVIQYGNRYRGRSLHMAEKLAEAELAFRNFEYPRALEEAATALERVEPGALKKVQNLIENN